In the Populus trichocarpa isolate Nisqually-1 chromosome 1, P.trichocarpa_v4.1, whole genome shotgun sequence genome, one interval contains:
- the LOC7496022 gene encoding uncharacterized protein LOC7496022, translating to MASIPIPFSPLSTTPPRAFFKPLHLPTSPAIRISDDPWRRKKRGLTVVTRAGLSANSYVLAFLLPLSLLAATIFTSIRIADKLDQDYLEELEIIQAIKEADEEDDDSDDGEDYENADDNIVDISLEEELQPVLQRTRTRNRPKREA from the exons ATGGCCAGTATCCCAATCcccttctctcctctctcaaccacACCCCCACGTGCCTTCTTTAAGCCTCTTCACCTGCCAACCTCACCGGCGATTCGTATCTCCGATGACCCttggaggaggaagaagagaggTTTGACAGTGGTGACACGTGCAGGGCTCAGCGCCAACAGCTACGTGCTGGCATTCCTGCTCCCTCTTTCTCTCCTTGCTGCCACTATCTTTACTTCTATTAGAATTGCTGATAAGCTTGATCAAGACTATCTTGAGGAG CTTGAAATCATTCAAGCAATCAAGGAAGCAGATGAAGAGGATGATGACAGTGACGATGGCGAGGACTATGAGAATGCAGATGACAATATTGTTGACATTTCTTTAGAGGAGGAATTGCAGCCTGTGCTTCAACGTACACGAACTCGCAACCGGCCTAAGCGGGAAGCCTAG
- the LOC7496023 gene encoding uncharacterized protein LOC7496023, translating into MGKSKKTQHKDQDLTLRRSARLADKFKKLPEELILKILSKIRQDPKTLIRCSSVSKNLHSLISKFDSISLRLSYPDEDYASLPCFHSHHHIPQAVVPGIIRVFSNLKFLQLNLCPCPSPSSEDGEMSWLKFLRHNDDDDYMNCEITVAFEVGFLSGTRTSGDLPLKLRPQIVNTGVVEMNLLIVNTILQHCPKTLRSLVVSSAKMQGSGSKGEVFVRQEVMGKLADVVSSLRGYESWVKWLNDPRNVAYWLKNPLNDEHRCLREIMWAVRRVELPWPWEERNELVVREGDVKELLSVYDYNDEQQRGDGN; encoded by the coding sequence ATGGGAAAATCCAAGAAGACCCAGCATAAAGATCAAGACTTGACGCTGAGAAGATCTGCTAGATTGGCAGACAAGTTCAAGAAACTACCAGAAGAGTTAATCCTTAAAATCCTGTCCAAAATCCGGCAAGACCCCAAAACTCTCATACGCTGTTCCTCTGTTTCCAAGAACTTGCATTCTCTCATCTCCAAATTTGACAGTATCTCCCTCAGATTATCGTATCCTGATGAGGACTATGCTTCTCTTCCATGCTTCCATTCACATCACCACATCCCACAAGCGGTCGTTCCTGGTATCATAAGGGTTTTTTCAAATCTCAAGTTTCTTCAACTTAATCTCTGTCCGTGCCCTTCTCCGTCTTCTGAAGATGGAGAAATGTCCTGGTTGAAGTTCTTGCGTCATAATGATGACGATGATTATATGAACTGCGAAATAACGGTTGCTTTCGAAGTTGGGTTCTTGTCTGGGACTCGCACAAGCGGAGATTTACCTCTGAAATTGAGGCCCCAGATTGTGAATACTGGCGTGGTTGAAATGAATCTTCTCATTGTTAATACGATATTGCAGCATTGCCCGAAAACGCTGAGGAGCTTGGTGGTTTCGAGTGCGAAGATGCAGGGGTCTGGATCAAAAGGGGAGGTTTTTGTTAGACAAGAAGTGATGGGAAAGTTGGCTGATGTGGTTTCAAGTTTGAGGGGTTATGAGAGTTGGGTTAAATGGCTTAATGACCCGAGGAATGTGGCTTATTGGCTTAAGAATCCACTTAACGATGAGCATCGTTGTCTTAGAGAAATTATGTGGGCTGTTCGTCGTGTAGAATTGCCATGGCCATGGGAGGAGCGCAATGAGCTAGTTGTTAGAGAAGGTGATGTGAAGGAGTTATTGAGTGTTTATGATTATAATGATGAGCAACAACGAGGAGATGGAAATTAA